Part of the Ignatzschineria larvae DSM 13226 genome, TGCAAGAAGTTATGAAGCTGAAAATAGCACTGTTTAATTGCTGCTTAATCTGACCTTAGATAGATATTAAATAGATAGTCACTAGAGATTAAGTGGAGAATGAAAAAGATAGATATTCACTGTTATAAGTGCAATAGTGCTATAATCATCAAAGAATATTGAAATAGATAAATAAAAGATCAATAAAATTGAAAATTCGAATTTATCGTTATTTAAACTCAATATAGGTAGTTGTTTGATCCACTTAATGTAGGAGATAAGAAAATGACAAAAACTAAAGGCGATATCGTTAAAGAAAATATCACTCACGCGGCTGAAAAATTAGGCAATGTGGCTGCGAAGCTGACTGATGAAACGATCCTTAAAAGCCATGAAGCGAAAAGAGCATTAGATGATCAGATTGCAACGCTCAAAGAGAAGCGTGATGCGCTAGCGGATAATGCTGATGAAGCGAGAAGTTCTTTGAATGAGCAGATCGAAGCATTAAAGGCAAAAGCGAAAGAGTTATCCCAATTAGCGAATGATAAAATTCAAAAGATGTAATCAATATTATCAATATCATCGATTGCATTGATACAATCATAAAAACCCCGATAGAATTGATCTTGTCGGGGTTTTTTATGGTTATGGGTTGATGATCTTTGAATGATCTTGAACAGGTCTTGAACGGATCTATCTTCCGGATTGATTAAATCGTGCCATTGTAGCTTGGAATTGTTAATCCCCGTTTTTTCCAGTAGAGAATCAGTAGGAAGCCGGCAACTGCACCGCCTAAATGGGCAAAGTGGGCAATCGGATTCCAAGAGAGATTCATTAAACCTAGAATAATCTCTAAAACGATAATGCCGGGGATAAAGTATTTTGCTTTAATCGGGTAAGGAATAAAGATAATCATCAAGCCTGCATTGGGGAAGAACATCCCAAAGGCGATCAATACACCATAGATCGCGCCTGAAGCACCCATCATCGGCCGGAGATATTCACTCACTAAATCCATTAAAATGGGCACACGATTAATAATCTCACTGCCGGTAATATTGCCTAGCGCATCCATTTTGATTGAACCGGTAATTTGCGCCAATATTTCAGGGGAAATGCCGAGTGTTGTGATTACATTCTCTTCGAGGTTGTGAATAGAGAAATAACTCTGCGCATTAAAGAGGATAAAGGAGCCAAATCCCGCCACAAAATAGAGAATTAAGAAGCGTTTCGTTCCTAAAATCCGCTCAATCATTCCCCCAAACATAAAGAGTGCAAGCATATTAAAGAGTAGATGAGAGATACCCGCGTGGATAAAGAGATGGGTAAAAGGTTGCCAGAAATGAAAGAGGGGCGAACCGGGATAATAACTGCCGAGAATATAGCTTAAATCGGTGATCTCAAGATAAGAGAGGAGCAGTGTGAGGATAAACACCCCGACATTAATGAAAATCAATGAACGGGTCGCTATGGGAAGCTCTTTTAGCATAAAAAATCCTTATATACGCTGAAAATAGGA contains:
- a CDS encoding rhomboid family intramembrane serine protease; its protein translation is MLKELPIATRSLIFINVGVFILTLLLSYLEITDLSYILGSYYPGSPLFHFWQPFTHLFIHAGISHLLFNMLALFMFGGMIERILGTKRFLILYFVAGFGSFILFNAQSYFSIHNLEENVITTLGISPEILAQITGSIKMDALGNITGSEIINRVPILMDLVSEYLRPMMGASGAIYGVLIAFGMFFPNAGLMIIFIPYPIKAKYFIPGIIVLEIILGLMNLSWNPIAHFAHLGGAVAGFLLILYWKKRGLTIPSYNGTI